One window from the genome of Cryptomeria japonica chromosome 6, Sugi_1.0, whole genome shotgun sequence encodes:
- the LOC131068654 gene encoding G-type lectin S-receptor-like serine/threonine-protein kinase At2g19130 — MGAVQNLCLLTLLFLGANIAAQIKSSSAAGDAIAVGETLTGTQTKSSANGVFKLGFFKLDGTENWYAGILYAQFPEQTVAWLINQDSPLQNNSAVLNLTENGSLVLSYGSSVIWASNQTSKPVSTANITIGGNLAVFGAQNKSEILWQSFDYPQNTWIPGMKISDTQLLTSWKSPWDPTPGLYNLVLDKPNDQFILVGRNSVKYWESGGWNGQIFSKVPEMTQGFVYLFNYFNNGTYKYFTYSVKPGVTAPTRFVMSESGDIKVYSQLDNTNVWTMFWAQPRDQCQVYALCGAYGTCTTNNVQFCSCLMGFTPVDKRSWEAEAWSGGCKRRTSLDCGTNTSTDGFMELTGKSFPVGAVPVAGSTSEQDCRSSCLGKCSCTAYAYDGTENCTHWADDLLDLVDSSSSTGSLFVRLAAVDVPIVGSKGKSAGAAVVGGAIGGVAALLGVGFVIFFCIRRRRSPLQSADYTGPLTVYSYRELQSATKNFSERLGGGGFGSVFKGSLGDKTLVAVKKLEGISQGEKQFRMEVSTIGTIQHVNLIRLRGFCSEGSSRMLVYDYLPNGSLDKWLFSKNESAPVLDWKTRFGIALGMARGILYLHEKCRDCIIHCDIKPENILLDGEFCPKVADFGLSKLMGREFSHVLTTMRGTRGYLAPEWISGLPITPKADVYSFGMTLLEIIAGRRNMEENTEHSGWFFPTWAATQINQENTMDLLDKKLNENADAEQLKRAAMVGGWCIQDDEDLRPSMSQVVQILEGISSVSVPPVPRSLQALVAKPNSLVFYWDKETAPRSNTSSSTNSNAVNNSAKGSENFSNSLTSLDSSENVNNHTT; from the exons ATGGGGGCAGTCCAAAATCTGTGTCTTTTGACACTGCTCTTTCTCGGGGCCAATATAGCCGCTCAAATTAAATCCAGCAGTGCTGCAGGAGACGCCATAGCCGTGGGAGAAACTCTGACAGGCACCCAAACAAAATCTTCGGCAAACGGCGTcttcaaattagggttttttaagcTGGATGGCACAGAAAACTGGTACGCAGGTATCTTGTACGCCCAATTTCCGGAGCAGACGGTCGCATGGCTAATCAACCAGGATAGCCCGTTGCAGAACAATTCGGCTGTTCTGAATCTCACAGAAAATGGAAGCCTGGTGCTCTCATACGGCAGCTCGGTCATATGGGCAAGCAACCAGACGTCGAAACCCGTTTCGACCGCCAACATAACGATCGGGGGGAACCTGGCCGTATTTGGAGCCCAAAACAAGTCTGAGATACTCTGGCAGAGCTTCGATTATCCGCAGAACACGTGGATTCCAGGAATGAAGATCAGCGACACCCAGCTGCTGACGTCATGGAAGAGCCCCTGGGATCCGACCCCCGGGCTCTACAATCTCGTGCTGGACAAGCCCAATGATCAGTTCATCCTGGTGGGGAGAAATTCCGTCAAGTACTGGGAATCCGGCGGTTGGAACGGCCAAATCTTCAGTAAAGTCCCTGAAATGACCCAGGGTTTCGTGTACCTGTTCAACTATTTCAACAATGGAACGTACAAGTATTTCACATACAGCGTCAAGCCCGGGGTAACTGCTCCGACCCGTTTTGTCATGTCCGAGTCGGGTGACATTAAGGTCTACAGCCAGCTGGACAATACAAATGTATGGACCATGTTTTGGGCTCAACCTCGGGATCAATGCCAGGTCTATGCTCTCTGTGGGGCCTACGGGACCTGCACAACGAACAATGTTCAGTTTTGCAGCTGCTTGATGGGTTTCACGCCAGTTGATAAAAGATCATGGGAGGCCGAGGCTTGGTCCGGCGGGTGCAAAAGACGGACCAGTTTAGACTGTGGTACTAATACCAGCACGGACGGGTTCATGGAACTCACCGGGAAATCTTTCCCGGTGGGTGCTGTCCCTGTGGCTGGATCGACCTCGGAGCAAGATTGCCGGAGTTCTTGCCTTGGAAAGTGCTCCTGCACGGCTTATGCTTATGATGGTACTGAAAATTGCACTCACTGGGCCGACGATTTGCTCGACCTGGTCGACTCGTCGTCGTCGACTGGTTCGCTTTTTGTTCGACTGGCGGCGGTCGACGTTCCGATCGTCGGGTCGAAAGGTAAGTCGGCGGGGGCGGCCGTTGTGGGCGGAGCAATTGGCGGCGTCGCCGCTCTTTTGGGTGTGGGATTTGTGATTTTCTTCTGCATCCGGCGGCGGAGATCACCGCTTCAGTCGGCGGACTATACTGGTCCTCTCACGGTTTACAGTTACAGAGAGCTCCAATCTGCGACCAAGAACTTTTCTGAGCGGTTGGGTGGAGGGGGATTCGGGTCTGTTTTCAAGGGGAGCTTGGGGGATAAAACCCTGGTGGCGGTGAAAAAGCTGGAGGGGATCAGCCAGGGAGAGAAGCAGTTTCGAATGGAGGTCAGTACCATTGGGACCATACAGCATGTCAATTTGATCCGTCTCAGAGGGTTTTGTTCCGAGGGCTCCAGCAGAATGTTGGTTTATGATTATCTACCCAATGGGTCGCTCGACAAGTGGTTGTTCTCTAAAAATGAGAGTGCACCAGTCTTGGACTGGAAGACCCGGTTCGGCATCGCCCTTGGAATGGCCCGTGGGATTCTGTACCTGCATGAAAAGTGCAGGGATTGTATCATTCATTGTGATATTAAGCCGGAGAACATACTGCTTGATGGCGAGTTTTGTCCCAAGGTTGCCGATTTTGGGCTTTCGAAATTAATGGGCAGAGAGTTCAGCCATGTCTTGACGACCATGAGGGGAACCAGAGGGTACTTGGCGCCTGAGTGGATTTCGGGCCTGCCCATTACTCCAAAGGCCGATGTCTACAGCTTTGGCATGACTCTGCTTGAAATAATTGCAG GTCGGCGAAACATGGAAGAAAATACAGAGCATAGCGGATGGTTTTTCCCCACTTGGGCTGCTACccaaatcaatcaagaaaacaccaTGGATCTGTTGGACAAGAAATTGAATGAAAATGCCGATGCAGAGCAGTTGAAGAGAGCTGCAATGGTGGGAGGATGGTGCATTCAGGACGATGAAGATCTGAGGCCATCGATGAGCCAGGTTGTGCAAATACTGGAAGGCATTAGCAGTGTCTCTGTTCCTCCCGTTCCCAGGTCTTTACAGGCATTGGTGGCGAAACCCAATAGTCTTGTGTTTTATTGGGATAAAGAGACAGCACCTAGGTCAAACACTTCTTCATCCACCAATTCAAATGCTGTAAATAATTCAGCAAAAGGCTCAGAGAATTTCTCAAATTCTCTGACTTCCCTTGACAGCTCTGAAAATGTCAACAACCATACAACCTAG